Proteins from a single region of Segatella copri:
- a CDS encoding MFS transporter: protein MEQDSKFQANSSLENNSQGKVPFISKLAYGMGDVGCNFSWMFVGNFLMIFYTDVFGISMSAVATLMLVSRFWDAINDPIIGTLTDKTHTRWGRFRPWLLFGAPITALVLILTFWAHPEWSQTAKIIYMAVTYCILVLGYTCVNLPYGTLCGAMTQDIDERAKLNTSRSVSAMMAIGVINIVTVPLISWFGAGDTKYGYLAVAVLYGIIFAACHLFCFHKTKEVVEVPVGQKLPLKVQLRSVMKNKPYLLALLGQLLFGFIHYGRNADMLYYFTYVEGSATLFSYYSMAIIVPSIIGAACFPLVFRKTGNKGFTAAIFAFLTGITMIGLYFFSPNGSAIMFYLFSALSWFFFSGFNTAIYAIIPDCVEYGEWKTGIRNDGFQYAFISLGNKIGMALGTSLLAIALGSAGYVSNAVQNPEVLSIMHHAFSTIPGVLWIITAGCLCFYKLNKKQYKQIMTDLENKKK from the coding sequence ATGGAACAAGATTCTAAATTTCAAGCGAACAGTTCGCTAGAGAACAATTCACAGGGAAAGGTTCCCTTCATCAGTAAGCTCGCCTACGGCATGGGCGATGTGGGCTGCAACTTCAGTTGGATGTTCGTGGGCAATTTCCTCATGATTTTCTACACCGATGTGTTTGGAATCAGCATGAGTGCCGTAGCAACCCTGATGCTTGTGTCCCGATTCTGGGACGCCATCAACGACCCCATCATCGGCACACTTACCGATAAGACCCACACCCGATGGGGACGATTCCGCCCATGGCTGCTCTTCGGAGCTCCTATCACGGCACTGGTACTGATACTCACCTTCTGGGCTCATCCGGAATGGAGCCAGACCGCCAAGATTATCTATATGGCAGTAACCTACTGCATCCTGGTGCTGGGATATACCTGCGTGAACCTGCCTTACGGCACACTCTGCGGAGCCATGACGCAAGACATCGATGAGAGAGCCAAGCTCAACACCAGCCGTTCGGTGAGTGCCATGATGGCCATCGGAGTAATCAACATCGTAACCGTTCCGCTCATCAGCTGGTTTGGCGCAGGCGATACCAAATATGGTTATCTGGCTGTGGCTGTACTCTACGGCATCATCTTCGCTGCCTGCCATCTGTTCTGCTTCCATAAGACCAAGGAAGTGGTAGAAGTTCCTGTGGGACAGAAGCTCCCATTAAAGGTGCAGCTTCGCTCCGTGATGAAGAACAAGCCCTATCTGCTCGCCCTCTTAGGACAGTTACTCTTCGGTTTCATCCATTACGGACGCAACGCCGACATGCTCTACTATTTCACTTATGTAGAAGGTTCGGCAACGCTCTTCTCCTACTATTCCATGGCCATCATCGTGCCAAGCATCATAGGTGCCGCCTGCTTCCCTCTGGTATTCAGAAAAACGGGCAACAAGGGTTTCACGGCAGCCATCTTCGCTTTCCTCACCGGTATTACGATGATAGGTCTGTACTTCTTCAGCCCTAACGGCAGCGCCATCATGTTCTATCTGTTCTCAGCTTTGTCGTGGTTCTTCTTCTCAGGCTTCAATACAGCCATCTATGCCATCATCCCCGACTGTGTGGAGTATGGCGAGTGGAAGACGGGCATCAGAAACGACGGATTCCAATACGCCTTCATTTCGCTGGGCAACAAGATAGGAATGGCACTCGGCACATCGCTTCTCGCCATTGCCCTGGGCAGCGCAGGATATGTAAGCAACGCTGTGCAGAATCCAGAAGTATTGAGCATCATGCACCACGCCTTCAGCACCATTCCGGGAGTTTTGTGGATCATCACCGCAGGATGCCTCTGCTTCTACAAGCTCAACAAGAAGCAATACAAGCAGATCATGACCGATCTGGAGAATAAGAAGAAATAA
- a CDS encoding LexA family protein: MNKNNDNKIKLTFHPAEFGAKMPIPLAEQSVKAGFPSPVQDYMEGEIDLNDILVRHREATFYVRISGDSMQDAGILDGDLAVVDRQIEPSNGNFVIAFVDGEFTIKQFKMDESGTFGWLIPWNKNFSPIRVDETNRFMIWGVVTYVIHQIAE; the protein is encoded by the coding sequence ATGAATAAGAATAACGATAACAAGATAAAACTGACATTTCACCCTGCGGAATTCGGAGCCAAGATGCCTATTCCGCTGGCAGAGCAAAGCGTAAAAGCCGGCTTCCCTTCGCCGGTACAAGACTATATGGAGGGAGAGATAGACCTCAACGATATTCTGGTTCGCCATCGTGAGGCCACCTTCTACGTGCGCATATCTGGCGACAGCATGCAGGATGCAGGCATTCTGGACGGTGATCTCGCTGTAGTTGACCGGCAGATAGAACCCTCAAACGGCAATTTCGTCATCGCCTTCGTAGATGGCGAATTCACCATCAAACAATTCAAGATGGATGAGAGCGGCACCTTCGGCTGGCTCATTCCATGGAACAAGAACTTCTCTCCTATCCGGGTAGATGAAACCAACCGATTCATGATTTGGGGCGTGGTTACCTATGTGATTCATCAAATTGCAGAATAA
- a CDS encoding NAD(P)/FAD-dependent oxidoreductase, whose amino-acid sequence MSINIKRNQLKRVVIVGGGLGGLRLAEDLSKANLQVVLIDKNNFHQFPPLIYQIASAGIDPSSISFPFRQIFRKRKNFYFRMAEARAVFPDKKILQTSIGKIEYDYLVFAAGTTTNFYGNANIEKWAIPMKTVSEAMGLRNAVLSNLERALTCATEAERQELLNVVIVGGGATGVEIAGALSEMKRYVIPYDYPDMDSSLMHIYLLEAGDRLLAGMSKDSSKKAYDFLTSMGVDVQFGKMVTDYKDHKVLMKDGQEIPTRTFLWVSGVKAQPITGIDGDHLGRGFRIVVDEFNRIPGMDGLFAIGDQCIQTTDPAYPGGHPQLAQVAIQQAALLAKNIQKIAKADEENEKHPGSSAQNIDQQLKPFRYKNLGSMATIGRHKAVVELGKFHSQGFFAWVLWLVVHLRSILGVKNKVMVLLNWLWKYVSYNDSIRMITYATKPKEVRDRLKREQTTHLGTDLLENEEEEEEA is encoded by the coding sequence ATGAGCATTAATATCAAGAGAAATCAGTTGAAGAGAGTAGTGATTGTAGGTGGCGGACTCGGTGGCCTTCGCTTGGCTGAAGACCTGAGCAAGGCAAACCTGCAGGTGGTGTTGATTGATAAGAACAATTTCCATCAGTTCCCTCCACTTATCTATCAGATTGCCTCAGCAGGTATCGATCCAAGTTCCATCTCCTTCCCTTTCCGCCAGATTTTCCGCAAGCGCAAGAACTTCTACTTCCGCATGGCAGAGGCGAGAGCCGTATTCCCAGACAAGAAGATTCTGCAGACTTCCATCGGTAAGATAGAGTACGATTACCTGGTGTTCGCAGCAGGAACTACTACCAATTTCTATGGCAATGCCAACATCGAGAAGTGGGCGATTCCGATGAAGACCGTTTCTGAGGCAATGGGATTGCGCAACGCCGTGCTGAGTAACCTGGAGCGTGCGCTGACCTGTGCTACGGAAGCAGAGCGACAGGAACTTCTGAACGTGGTGATTGTAGGCGGTGGTGCCACAGGTGTGGAGATAGCCGGAGCCCTCTCTGAAATGAAGCGCTACGTGATTCCTTACGATTATCCGGATATGGACTCCTCTCTGATGCACATCTATCTCCTGGAAGCGGGCGACAGACTGCTCGCCGGAATGTCAAAGGATTCTTCCAAGAAAGCATACGATTTCCTCACAAGCATGGGTGTGGATGTACAGTTTGGCAAGATGGTAACCGACTATAAAGACCATAAGGTACTGATGAAGGATGGTCAGGAGATTCCTACCCGCACCTTCCTCTGGGTATCCGGTGTAAAGGCACAGCCTATCACGGGTATTGATGGCGACCATCTGGGTCGTGGTTTCCGAATCGTGGTAGATGAGTTCAACCGCATCCCTGGCATGGACGGTCTCTTCGCCATCGGCGACCAGTGTATCCAGACCACAGACCCAGCTTATCCTGGCGGTCATCCACAGTTGGCTCAGGTAGCCATTCAGCAGGCAGCACTCCTGGCTAAGAATATCCAGAAGATTGCGAAGGCAGATGAGGAGAATGAGAAGCATCCTGGTTCTTCAGCCCAAAACATCGACCAGCAGCTCAAGCCATTCCGCTACAAGAACCTGGGTTCTATGGCTACCATCGGAAGACACAAGGCTGTAGTAGAACTTGGCAAGTTCCACAGCCAGGGCTTCTTTGCCTGGGTATTGTGGCTGGTGGTTCACCTCCGCTCCATCCTCGGCGTAAAGAACAAGGTAATGGTATTGCTCAACTGGCTCTGGAAGTACGTGAGCTACAACGATTCTATCCGAATGATTACCTACGCCACCAAGCCAAAAGAGGTGCGCGACCGATTGAAGCGTGAGCAGACCACTCACCTCGGCACCGACTTGCTGGAGAATGAAGAAGAGGAAGAGGAAGCTTAA
- a CDS encoding IS1182 family transposase translates to MAKIQIKSETRHELSFFPNSFDDYVPKDSKVRMVDRIVRSMDINPLMDTYDGIGAPPYSPKMLLSLVVFAYINGVYSCRGIADALKYDVRYMWICGGKRLSFATINRFRTNHMIKCIDFYFDAVVSILAEKGVISLEEQYVDGTKIESKANKYTFVWKKTVEKNRAKLLEKTSAALAQIKEQIRLNGGSDIREEDSEPATSAKDVERSARLCERQVKNLPKAKLTGREKQKLNTQIDHLFKASDKLCEYEKSLDILGERNSYSKTDPDATFMRLKEDAMNNGQTKPAYNLQIATENQYWTNFALYPNPTDTLTFKSFLDKYKKRYGKQSKSVTADSGYGSEENYEYLEMEEMMGYVKYNWFHKEQHKPFKEDAFNQANFYYNRDDDYYVCPMGQHMEPCGQRQTKSDSGYVSVITLYRAQRCDGCPLGSLCKKSKGNRTIYVNHKLNAYKKEAFLLLTSEEGLKHRSQRPIEPEAVFGQMKADMHYKRFRHFGKDKVYMDIGLFGIGFNLKKYLGIKR, encoded by the coding sequence ATGGCAAAGATACAAATAAAATCTGAAACTCGGCACGAATTGAGCTTTTTTCCTAACTCTTTCGATGATTATGTGCCAAAAGACAGCAAAGTTCGTATGGTGGATCGTATTGTTCGCAGTATGGACATCAACCCTCTCATGGATACCTATGATGGGATTGGTGCTCCTCCTTACAGTCCGAAGATGCTTCTAAGTTTAGTTGTTTTTGCCTATATCAATGGCGTTTATTCCTGTCGTGGCATAGCGGACGCACTTAAATACGATGTTCGCTATATGTGGATTTGTGGAGGCAAGCGACTGTCTTTCGCGACCATCAACCGCTTTAGAACCAATCATATGATAAAGTGCATCGACTTCTATTTTGATGCAGTCGTCTCCATATTGGCTGAAAAGGGCGTGATTAGTCTGGAGGAACAATATGTTGATGGCACTAAGATAGAGTCGAAAGCAAACAAGTACACGTTTGTATGGAAGAAGACCGTGGAAAAGAACAGGGCTAAGCTCTTGGAAAAGACATCTGCTGCATTGGCTCAGATAAAAGAACAAATTCGCCTGAATGGCGGGAGTGACATTAGGGAAGAAGACAGCGAGCCAGCCACTTCCGCCAAGGATGTAGAGAGAAGTGCACGTTTGTGTGAGAGGCAAGTGAAGAACCTTCCTAAGGCAAAGCTTACAGGAAGAGAGAAGCAAAAGCTAAATACTCAGATAGATCACTTGTTCAAAGCCTCGGACAAACTGTGCGAGTATGAAAAATCACTGGATATACTGGGCGAGAGAAACAGTTACTCCAAGACTGATCCCGATGCGACCTTCATGCGCCTCAAGGAAGATGCCATGAACAATGGGCAGACAAAGCCTGCCTATAACCTTCAAATTGCGACAGAGAATCAATATTGGACGAATTTCGCCCTTTATCCCAATCCAACAGACACCCTGACCTTCAAGTCTTTTTTGGATAAGTACAAGAAAAGATATGGAAAGCAATCCAAGAGCGTCACCGCAGACTCAGGGTATGGCTCGGAGGAGAACTACGAGTACCTAGAGATGGAAGAGATGATGGGTTATGTAAAGTACAACTGGTTTCACAAGGAACAGCATAAGCCTTTCAAGGAGGATGCCTTCAACCAAGCGAACTTCTACTACAACAGGGATGATGACTATTATGTCTGCCCCATGGGACAACACATGGAACCTTGTGGACAACGGCAAACGAAAAGTGACTCCGGCTATGTGTCTGTCATTACATTATATAGAGCACAACGATGTGATGGATGTCCGCTTGGAAGTCTCTGCAAGAAATCCAAAGGCAACAGAACCATATATGTCAACCATAAACTGAATGCATATAAAAAGGAAGCCTTCCTGCTACTAACGTCTGAAGAGGGCTTGAAACACAGAAGCCAGCGACCGATAGAGCCGGAAGCTGTATTTGGGCAGATGAAGGCAGATATGCATTATAAGCGATTCAGGCATTTCGGAAAGGATAAAGTTTACATGGACATAGGGTTGTTCGGTATAGGATTCAATTTGAAGAAATATTTGGGGATAAAACGATAA
- a CDS encoding transposase has translation MKADMHYKRFRHFGMDKVYMDLGLFGMGFNLKKYLGIKR, from the coding sequence ATGAAGGCAGATATGCATTATAAGCGATTCAGGCATTTTGGAATGGACAAGGTTTACATGGATTTAGGATTGTTCGGAATGGGATTCAATTTGAAGAAATATTTGGGTATAAAACGATAA
- a CDS encoding nitroreductase family protein: protein MNDKNNMLALSQERFSARKFTPEAVSQEDLDYIMECVRLAPSAVNRQPWRWLIVRSEEAKKKLQDCYDREWFKTAPIYIIGMKNVNENWMRRYDEKPHGDIDVAIAAEHLCLAATEKGLGTCWVCNYDTAKMQQFFPREGYEAVVVIPVGHIAEDCPRAEKKRKEMSEITEEI from the coding sequence ATGAATGATAAGAATAACATGTTGGCATTGAGCCAGGAGCGTTTTTCGGCTCGCAAGTTTACTCCGGAGGCGGTGAGCCAGGAGGATCTGGATTATATCATGGAGTGTGTGCGCCTGGCACCATCGGCAGTGAACAGGCAGCCTTGGCGCTGGCTCATTGTGCGCTCAGAAGAGGCGAAGAAGAAACTGCAGGATTGCTACGACCGCGAATGGTTCAAGACGGCTCCTATATATATTATAGGTATGAAAAACGTGAATGAGAACTGGATGCGCAGATATGATGAGAAACCGCATGGCGATATTGATGTGGCGATAGCGGCAGAGCATCTCTGTCTGGCTGCCACCGAAAAGGGACTGGGCACCTGCTGGGTTTGCAATTACGATACGGCGAAGATGCAGCAGTTCTTTCCGCGTGAGGGCTATGAGGCGGTGGTCGTCATCCCTGTAGGTCATATTGCCGAAGACTGTCCACGCGCTGAGAAGAAGCGTAAGGAGATGAGCGAAATCACGGAAGAAATCTAG
- a CDS encoding LacI family DNA-binding transcriptional regulator, with product MAKYVTIMDIARELGISKSTVSRALSGDTGNVKAETLQKILATAERMGYHRNELAVNFRQQSTHNIGIIIPEIVTTFYMTFINDAQAILRKQGYKVMIAISNENPEQERENILMMEQLRVDGILMSACDKEHNVDLYNKVIKRGIPIVFFDRTVEKVKASQVHMDDYIMSFFMVETLLRKGYKHIIHIPGPAYIRNSYERLRGYRDALEKFHIEYQAQDVLSPALSAEEGSWVMERFLEKDVPFDAIFGFTETAVLGAKSAIQKRGLRIPEDVALCCMSGTALATLVHPQLTVVEQPIEKMAQESCRLLLEHIADGYRRIEEIALRGETVIREST from the coding sequence ATGGCAAAATATGTAACCATCATGGATATTGCAAGGGAGTTGGGGATTTCCAAGTCTACCGTTTCGCGTGCTCTTTCGGGAGATACGGGTAATGTGAAGGCGGAAACCTTGCAGAAGATATTGGCAACTGCCGAGCGGATGGGCTATCATCGCAACGAACTGGCTGTGAACTTTCGCCAGCAGAGTACTCATAACATCGGCATCATCATCCCCGAAATCGTAACAACGTTCTATATGACCTTTATCAATGATGCTCAAGCCATCTTGCGCAAGCAGGGGTATAAGGTGATGATTGCCATCTCTAACGAGAATCCTGAGCAGGAGAGAGAGAACATCCTGATGATGGAGCAGCTGCGTGTGGATGGCATCCTGATGAGTGCATGCGATAAGGAGCATAATGTGGACCTATATAATAAGGTGATAAAAAGGGGCATTCCCATTGTGTTTTTCGATAGAACGGTGGAGAAGGTAAAGGCTTCACAGGTGCACATGGACGATTACATCATGTCGTTTTTCATGGTGGAGACTTTGTTGCGCAAGGGGTATAAGCATATTATTCATATCCCGGGACCTGCTTATATCCGAAACAGCTATGAACGATTGAGGGGCTATCGGGATGCGCTGGAAAAGTTTCATATAGAGTATCAGGCGCAGGATGTCTTGTCGCCAGCCTTGTCGGCTGAAGAGGGTAGTTGGGTGATGGAGCGTTTCCTGGAGAAGGATGTACCTTTTGATGCGATCTTTGGCTTTACGGAGACTGCTGTGTTGGGAGCCAAGAGTGCTATCCAGAAGCGTGGCTTGCGCATTCCGGAGGATGTGGCGCTTTGCTGCATGTCGGGTACAGCCTTGGCTACCTTGGTTCATCCTCAGTTGACGGTAGTGGAGCAGCCTATTGAGAAAATGGCGCAGGAAAGTTGCCGACTGCTGCTGGAGCATATTGCCGATGGTTATAGAAGGATAGAGGAAATTGCATTGAGAGGTGAAACCGTGATAAGAGAATCTACTTAA
- a CDS encoding transposase, whose protein sequence is MIKLSFATINRFRSHHMIKCIDFYFDAVVSILVEKGVISLEEQYVDGTKIESKANKYTFVWKKTVEKNKAKLLEKTSAALAQIKEQIRLNGGSDIKEEDSEPATSAKDVERSARLCERQAKNLPKAKLTGREKQKLNTQIDHLFKASDKLCEYEKSLDILGERNSYSKTDPDATFMRLKEDAMNNGQTKPAYNLQIATENQYWTNFALYPNPTDTLTFKPFLDKYKKRYGKQSKSVTADSGYGSEENYEYLEMEEMMGYVKYNWFHKEQHKPFKEDAFNQANFYYNRDDDYYVCPMGQHMEPCGQRQTKSDSGYVSVITLYRAQRCDGCPLGSLCKKSKGNRTIYVNHKLNAYKKEAFLLLTSEEGLKHTEDSDR, encoded by the coding sequence ATGATTAAATTATCTTTCGCAACAATCAACCGCTTTAGATCCCATCATATGATTAAATGCATCGACTTTTATTTTGATGCAGTCGTCTCCATATTGGTTGAAAAGGGCGTGATTAGTCTGGAGGAACAATATGTTGATGGCACTAAGATAGAGTCGAAAGCAAACAAGTACACGTTTGTATGGAAGAAGACCGTGGAAAAGAACAAGGCTAAGCTCTTGGAAAAGACATCTGCTGCATTGGCTCAGATAAAAGAACAAATTCGCCTGAATGGCGGGAGTGACATTAAGGAAGAAGACAGCGAGCCAGCCACTTCCGCCAAGGATGTAGAGAGAAGTGCACGTTTGTGTGAGAGGCAAGCGAAGAACCTTCCTAAGGCAAAACTTACAGGAAGAGAGAAGCAAAAGCTAAATACTCAGATAGATCACTTGTTCAAAGCCTCGGACAAACTGTGCGAGTATGAAAAATCACTGGATATACTGGGCGAGAGAAACAGTTACTCCAAGACTGATCCCGATGCGACCTTCATGCGCCTCAAGGAAGATGCCATGAACAATGGGCAGACAAAGCCTGCCTATAACCTTCAAATAGCGACAGAGAATCAATATTGGACGAATTTCGCCCTTTATCCCAATCCAACAGACACCCTGACCTTCAAGCCTTTTTTGGATAAGTACAAGAAAAGATATGGAAAGCAATCCAAGAGCGTCACCGCAGACTCAGGGTATGGCTCGGAGGAGAACTACGAGTACCTGGAGATGGAAGAAATGATGGGTTATGTAAAGTACAACTGGTTTCACAAGGAACAGCATAAGCCTTTCAAGGAGGATGCCTTCAACCAAGCGAACTTCTACTACAACAGGGATGATGACTATTATGTCTGCCCCATGGGACAACACATGGAACCTTGTGGACAACGGCAAACGAAAAGTGACTCCGGCTATGTGTCTGTCATTACATTATATAGAGCACAACGATGTGATGGATGTCCGCTTGGAAGTCTCTGCAAGAAATCCAAAGGCAACAGAACCATATATGTCAACCATAAACTGAATGCATATAAAAAGGAAGCCTTCCTGCTACTAACGTCTGAAGAGGGCTTGAAACACACAGAAGACAGCGACCGATAG
- a CDS encoding Y-family DNA polymerase, which produces MIGLADCNNFYCSCERVFRPDLIGKPVIVLSNNDGCVIARSEEAKALGYKMGDPFYQVKEKLEAEGVAIFSSNYTLYGSLSNRVMSMLSHYSPRIDQYSIDESFFEADESMAKVFFREHAENHPTLFNKMTIDELSEKPDSLLHRYGSKISADVLRAIGIPISVGIAETKTLSKIGSKFAKNYKGFQGCCLIDTDERRHKALSLFPIEDIWGIGRQIARKLDYMGIRTAAQFADKKESWVRSHFNITTLRTWKELNGESCISIEELPQKKSICTSRSFANEGITDKNVIEEAVANFAVRCTEKLRRQGSVCQGITVFAWTSRFNEHVPEYTIHDSLTLPIATNAQEEIVGAALSILRAKYPKPMADSRPDCPDMSFHFKKAGVILWQISPDHPRQQDLFDPIDRSKQKKLMEAIDAINRKNGYGTIRQAIQGTDCRFDLKREYMSKQFTTNIHDILKVKTQ; this is translated from the coding sequence ATGATAGGACTGGCAGACTGCAACAACTTCTACTGTTCGTGCGAGCGAGTGTTTCGCCCCGACCTGATAGGAAAGCCCGTGATTGTATTGAGCAACAACGACGGGTGCGTCATCGCACGCTCTGAAGAAGCCAAGGCATTGGGCTATAAGATGGGCGACCCCTTCTATCAGGTGAAGGAAAAACTGGAGGCTGAAGGAGTGGCTATCTTCTCGAGCAACTATACGCTCTACGGTTCGCTCTCCAACCGCGTGATGTCGATGCTATCCCATTATTCCCCACGCATCGACCAATACTCTATCGATGAGAGTTTCTTCGAGGCAGACGAATCAATGGCGAAAGTTTTCTTTCGGGAGCATGCGGAAAACCATCCTACTTTGTTCAATAAAATGACAATAGACGAGCTGTCAGAAAAGCCCGACAGCCTGCTCCATCGCTATGGCTCCAAAATATCGGCAGATGTACTTCGGGCTATTGGAATCCCGATATCCGTAGGCATTGCAGAAACGAAGACATTGTCGAAAATCGGCTCTAAATTCGCCAAGAATTACAAGGGCTTCCAAGGCTGCTGCCTCATCGACACGGATGAACGGAGACACAAGGCGCTGTCTCTCTTCCCCATAGAAGATATATGGGGAATAGGCAGACAGATAGCCAGAAAGCTCGATTATATGGGCATCAGGACCGCCGCACAGTTTGCCGACAAGAAAGAAAGTTGGGTCCGCAGCCATTTCAATATCACCACCCTAAGAACATGGAAAGAACTGAATGGCGAAAGCTGCATCAGCATCGAGGAATTGCCGCAGAAGAAGAGCATCTGCACCAGCAGGAGTTTTGCCAACGAGGGCATTACCGACAAAAATGTGATAGAAGAAGCCGTGGCTAATTTCGCTGTACGTTGTACAGAAAAATTAAGGAGACAAGGTAGCGTATGTCAGGGCATCACAGTGTTCGCATGGACTTCCCGTTTTAACGAGCATGTGCCTGAATACACCATCCACGATTCCCTTACCCTGCCCATCGCCACTAATGCGCAGGAAGAAATAGTAGGTGCTGCCCTCAGCATTCTCCGGGCTAAATACCCGAAACCGATGGCAGACAGCAGGCCCGATTGCCCCGACATGTCGTTTCACTTCAAGAAAGCTGGCGTTATCCTGTGGCAAATCTCACCCGACCATCCTCGCCAGCAAGACCTCTTCGATCCCATCGACCGAAGCAAGCAAAAAAAGCTGATGGAGGCTATCGACGCCATCAACCGGAAGAATGGTTATGGCACCATACGCCAGGCCATACAAGGCACAGACTGCCGATTCGACCTGAAACGCGAGTACATGTCGAAGCAGTTTACCACGAACATCCATGATATTCTGAAAGTAAAAACTCAATGA